One Treponema primitia ZAS-1 genomic window carries:
- a CDS encoding single-stranded DNA-binding protein — MNSINSIIIEGNLVRDPDLRSTTKGTSVCKFDFASNRFFKQGAEMEKEVSYFTVETWGKLAEQANNLGHKGRGVRVVGRLKQDRWNDGQGKTQSKIVIVAEHLEFRPEFKRNEDSAEETSDEDEKLVAGF; from the coding sequence ATGAACAGCATCAATTCGATTATCATCGAAGGCAACCTGGTTAGGGACCCGGATCTTCGTAGCACCACCAAAGGAACCTCGGTTTGCAAGTTCGATTTCGCGTCAAATCGTTTCTTCAAACAGGGTGCTGAAATGGAGAAAGAAGTCAGTTACTTCACGGTGGAAACCTGGGGGAAGCTCGCGGAACAGGCCAACAACTTGGGGCATAAAGGACGGGGCGTCCGGGTTGTCGGGCGGCTTAAACAGGACCGGTGGAATGACGGTCAGGGTAAGACACAATCTAAAATCGTTATCGTTGCGGAGCATCTTGAGTTCAGACCGGAGTTCAAGCGTAACGAAGACAGCGCGGAGGAGACGAGCGATGAGGATGAAAAACTTGTCGCCGGATTCTAG
- a CDS encoding DUF932 domain-containing protein: MASGLMENDWMFSGQGEVPWHGIGAVLDGVLTSKEAIKAAKLEWTVDQTPVFAAGNWAAPIPSYVANVRSDTKEVLGIVSERYCIAQNKDVFAFADELIGNGKVKCTYETAGSLFNGRRVFMLVNMPKGRIMGDEYQPYLCLSNSHDGSACLQVFLTGIRVVCNNTLSAALHTANRKISIRHLSIMEQRKEEALRTMGAASKYFHDLEEFASMLAGKKVNLTKVLDKLFPVSREMSKRQLNSNNEVKELIKSLFKQKDDLQNFKGTAWGAYNAIADYRSNAEPKRRTATYADSKMAMFLDGDAIMNQAQEIILELAA, from the coding sequence ATGGCATCAGGTTTAATGGAAAACGATTGGATGTTTTCAGGACAGGGAGAGGTTCCCTGGCATGGGATCGGCGCGGTACTGGATGGGGTGCTTACTTCTAAGGAAGCCATCAAGGCAGCTAAATTGGAGTGGACAGTTGACCAGACACCGGTATTTGCTGCGGGTAACTGGGCGGCTCCCATTCCGAGTTATGTCGCCAATGTGCGGAGCGATACCAAAGAAGTATTGGGCATTGTTTCAGAGCGGTATTGCATAGCGCAGAACAAGGATGTGTTTGCCTTTGCCGACGAGCTTATCGGTAATGGTAAGGTAAAATGCACCTACGAAACGGCCGGATCGCTTTTTAACGGACGGCGGGTATTTATGCTGGTGAATATGCCGAAAGGCCGCATCATGGGCGATGAATATCAGCCCTACCTTTGTCTGTCCAATTCCCATGACGGGTCTGCTTGTTTACAGGTCTTTTTGACCGGAATAAGGGTTGTGTGTAACAATACCCTTTCGGCGGCTCTCCATACGGCCAACCGCAAAATCTCAATCCGCCATCTGTCCATCATGGAACAGCGGAAAGAAGAAGCGTTACGGACGATGGGAGCGGCGTCAAAGTATTTCCACGATCTTGAAGAATTTGCGTCCATGCTCGCCGGAAAGAAGGTCAATCTTACCAAGGTGCTGGACAAGTTGTTCCCGGTTTCAAGGGAAATGTCCAAAAGGCAGCTTAACTCCAACAATGAAGTGAAGGAGCTCATCAAAAGCCTTTTCAAGCAGAAGGATGACCTGCAAAACTTCAAGGGGACGGCGTGGGGCGCTTACAACGCCATCGCCGATTACCGTTCTAATGCGGAACCCAAACGGAGAACCGCGACTTATGCGGACAGCAAGATGGCTATGTTCCTTGACGGAGACGCCATTATGAATCAGGCGCAGGAAATCATCCTGGAGCTTGCGGCATAA